The DNA sequence GACTGGCTCGAATCGATCGACGACAGCCCGAAGCCGTACTCGTGGCGGTTGAGCCCGAAGATGGTGCGCCTGTTCATCCTCGGGTCCGAGCGCGCCGACGGCCTCGACCGGGAGATCCCGCAGAAGTGGTTCGGTGACCGCAGCTTCGTCGAACGCAGCATCGTCACGCTCGCCTCCGACCGGGGTCTGCTGCTGATCGGCGACCCGGGCACCGGCAAGAGCTGGCTGGCCGAGCTGCTCGCGGCCGCGATCTGCCGCAACTCGACCCTGGTGGTGCAGGGCACCGCCGGCACCACCGAGGACCACATCAAGTACTCGTGGAACGTGTCGATGGTGATCGCCAAGGGCCAGTCCCGGCAGTCGATGATCCCGTCGCCGATCATGACCGCGATGGAGCAGGGCGTGATCGGCCGGTTCGAGGAGCTGACTCGCTCCACCAGCGACGTGCAGGACGCGCTGATCTCGATCCTGTCCGAGAAGTACGTCTCCATCCCTGAGCTGGACTCGGACAACATCGTCTTCGCCCAGCCCGGATTCTCGATCATCGCCACCGCGAACAGCCGCGACCGGGGCGTCAACGACCTGTCGTCGGCACTCAAGCGTCGGTTCAACTTCGTCCGGATCCCGGTGATCACCAACAAGCGCAGTGAAGCGGAGATCGTCCGGTTCCGCACCACCGAGCTGCTGCGTCGCCACCAGATCGAGCTGGAGGTGCCGCCCACCCTGCTGGACGTGCTGCTGCAGAGCTTCGCCGACCTGCGTAAGGCCGCCGCGTCGGCGACCAGCGACGACGAGAAGCTGGAGTCGGCGCTGTCCACCGCCGAGCAGATCGGTGTGCTGGAGGACGCGATCCTGCACAGCCAGTTCTTCGGCGACCGGACGCTGCGCGCCGAGACGCTGGCCAGCTCGATGGTCGGTTCGCTGGCCCGGCGCAGCCCGGAGGACCTGGCGATCCTGAACAAGTTCTGGCACGGGGTGATCGAGCCGCGCAGCAAGGCCGACGGCGGCGAGTGGCCGGCCTTCCTCGAAGGCGGCCGGCAGAGCATCGCGACCCTGTCATGAGCAAGCCCGTCATGAGCAAGCCCGTCATGAGCGAGCCCGTCACGGGTACGCCGGCCGCGGGTGCGTCATCGGACAGCCGGTTCGGGGCGTTGCGGGAGCAGTTGGCGGACGCCGCGACGGCGTTCGCCGACTCGCCTGACGCGTTGACCGGCATCCTCGCCGGCCTGGTCGACGACGTCGACCACGCGCTCGGCGAGGAGTTGGAGATCTTCCCGGTCTGCCACCACTCCCCGTCGTCGGCGTTGGCGATGGCCCGCCGGCTGCGCGACAAGCAGCCCAAGGTGATCTACCTGGAGCTGTGCGAGGACATGCAGCCGCTGCTGACCGAGCTGCGCAACTGCGAGCTGCCGGTGGCGTTGCAGGCCTTCGCCAGCGATCTGGACGGTTTCCCCGCCGGGTCCGGTCCGTTGAGCGTGATCGCGCCGATCACCGAGGCGTCCGCCGAATACCAGGCGATCGCGTACGCGCTGGAGACACCGGGCGTCGAACTGCTGCTGGTGGACCGCTCCACCGACCACGTCTTCCAGTGGCAGTCCGATGACCGGACGGAGCCGGCCGCCCCGGCGGACGGCGACGACGAGGCGGCGCGGCAGGACCAGCAGGGCCAGGCCGGCGGCGAGGACGACGAGAAGGCGCTGCACGGCGACGCCGTCGGTGTCGGCATCGGCGACCTGCGCCCCGGGTTCGCCGAGCTGGAGGCGTACCTGCTGCACCACGGCAAGGTGCGGCACTGGTCGGAATGGTGGGACCAGTACGTCGAGCAGCCACTGATCGGCGCCGACCACGACACGTACCGGCAGGTCATGGTCATGATCGGCAGCCTGTTCCGGCGGCTGCGGCCGAGCGACGCGGCGCGACTCGACCACGACGAGGACCGGGAACGCTACATGTGGACCCGAATGCGCGAACACCTCGCCGCCTCCGGTGCCGACCCGGCCGACTGCCTGTACGTCTGCGGCGCGTTCCACGCGGCCAGCCGGGTCGAGCAGTTCGGCGTACGGTCGACCGCACCGTTCGAGATCACCGCACGGACCGGCACCAAGTGGCGGTACGGGCTGATCCCGTCCAGCCACTCGGCGATCGAGGCACAGTTCGGGCTGGCCGGTGGCTCGGTGTCGATCGCCGCCAGCACCTGGCAGAAGGCGCTGACCGGCAGCAAGGTCACCCCGTACCGGCTGGCCGGGCAGCAGGGCGGCCGCAAGAGTTCGGCCCGCAAGCCGAAAGCGGCGGCCCGGCCGACAGCCGGCGGCGCTACGGCGGGAGCGGTCGTCAGCGACGACCGGCTCAGCGGCTTCCTGGCCGCCCCGAGCCGGCCCGGCGAGCTCGACGAGGCCGAGTTGCGCGGCTGGTCGGTCGACATCGTCCGGCTGGCCCGCCGCAACGGCTACCTGGCCAGCACCGCCGACGCGATCGCCATCTTCGAGACGGCGGTGCTGCTGGCCGGGATGCGCAACCGACGCCGGCCCACCCCGTACGACTTCGCCGACGCCGCGGTCACCTGCATCGAGAAGGACGTGGTGCCGGGCCGGCGCGACGTCCGCCGGCTCTGCGAGATCATGTTCGGCGGTGACCGGATCGGTCGGGTCGGCTACGACGCGCTGCCACCGCTGGCCCGCGACGTCTACGACCGGCTGGCGCCCCTCGGGCTGGACCCGAAGCGGCGTACCGTGCAGCGGGCGCTGCTGGACCTGCACGGGCAGCCGGAGCTGCGACCCTGCTCCGATCTGTTGTGGATGCTGCGGCGGCTGCTGCCACCGGAGGTGGTCCGGCCGATCATGGGTGAGCGGCGGCTCGGCGAGCAGTCGGTCCAGGAGAGCTGGGACGTCGCGATCGGTCGCCACCAGCGGTCGATCATCGAGCTCGGCTACGAGGGTGTGACCATCGAGCAGGTGCTCGAACAGCGGCTACGCCGGGCGGCCTGGGATCCGCAGGCCACGGCGGCACACGCCCTCGCGGCGGTCGAGGACTCACTGCTGTTCCTGAGCAATCGGCGGCTCACCGACGAGCTCGGTGCCCGTGCCGTGCAGCTGCTCGCCGCCGAGCGCACCGCCGACGGGGCACCGGAGGTGTTGCAGCGGATTCGGCAGTTGCTGGCGTACTACCGCACCAGCGGTGAGCCGGAGCTGCCAACCTGGTGCCAGGACTTCGTCAGCACCGGGTACGCGCACTACTGCACCCTGCTGCCGACCGCGTTCGTCGACGACGAGACCGGGCTGCGGCAGGTGGCGGCGATGCTGGGCTTCCTGATGACCATGGAGAGCGTCGCCATGGCGTTGGGCTGCGACCGGACCCAGCTGGAGCTGGCGGTACGCCAGTCGCATCCGGAGGCACCGGCGAAGATCGCGTTGCACTGGGCGGCGCAGTCCCAACTCGGTCAGCTGCCGCTGGCCGAGCTGCGCGACCGGTGCACGGATCTGCTGGCCAGCCCGCTCACCGTCGGGGCGTTCCCGCACTACCTGAGCGGGTTCGTGCAGGCGCTGGAGCCGGTGCCGACGCTGGCACCGTTCGTGGTGGAGGTGCTGTCGGCGGCGTTCGGCCAGCTGCCCGACCCGGTGCTGCTGCCCTGGCTGCCGACGCTGATCACCACGCTGCGGGAGCAGGCCGGCGAGTTGGTGCCGATCCTGGTCCGGGAGGCCGGCCGTACCTTCCCGGCGTCGCTGCCCGCGTTGGACTCCTGGACCCCGCCGTGGGCCGCGGCCGCCCCAACCGCCACGCGGACCGGCTCGGCGGGCGACGGCGCGGGACCGGCGGCGGAGGCCGCCCGGTACGCGATGTCCGGGCCGGTGCCGCAGCTGCTGGCCGAGTATCCGCTGGCCGCCGTGGCGGTGGCGGATCTGCTGGACTGCGCGGCCGACCCGGTAGGTGCCGCAGCCGCCGCGCCATCGACCACCGGGGATCCGGCGGTGGCCGACCTGCTGGAGCGGTTCCCGGCGAGCGCGGCCGGGGTCGCCGCGCACGTCGGACTGGTCCCCGCCGCCGGCTGACAGTGGCCCGGGGGGCGCCGGTGCCGGCGGTACGCCGCCGGCACCGGCGAGGCCGGGGCACTCGTACCCCTCGACATGCTAGGTTTGCCGCGTTGCAGTTGATTTCTTCATGCCGCCTGCCTGATCGCAGCCGGCAGCAGCCGGGCATTGGCAGATTCTGCCGGTCTCTCCGGACGGAGATTGATGAGTGCGGCAGCAGAGGTCCGCACGTCGCGGACCCGTCACCGGCTAGGAGCAGACATGGCAATCGGCACCGTGAAGTGGTTCAACGCTGACAAGGGTTTCGGCTTCATCACCCAGGACAGCGGAGAAGCTGACGTCTTCGCCCACTTCACCGCGATCGCATCCAGCGGTTTCCGTACCCTGGAAGAGAACCAGCGGGTGGAGTTCGACGTCGAGCAGGGGCAGAAGGGCCTGCAGGCGGCCAACATCCGGGTGATCTGAGGTTGTCCCCGTCCCTTGGGACGCGACCGTCGACGGCGTCGTCCCAGGGCGGGCTGGCACCGGATCCCCTGCAACGGCAACTCTTCGACGACGCCGCAGGCACCGACACCGGCGGGGCGGACCAGCTCCGGCTGACCAGGGTGCCGCTCGCGGCGGAGATCAAGCTGTTCCTCGCCGACGATCCGACGCTGCTCTGGGCCCGGCTGGAAGCCGCCGCCGGCCGGCGGCTACCGCCGCCGTACTGGGCCTCGGCGTGGGCCGGCGGCCAGGCACTGGCCCGCTACCTGCTCGACAACCCCGACGTGGTCGCCGGGCGGCGGGTGCTCGATCTCGCGTCCGGCTCCGGGCTGGTCGCCATCGCGGCGGCGATGGCCGGTGCCGCGACGGTCACCGCAAACGACATCGATCCGTACGCCGCGACGGCGATAGCGCTCAACGCCGTGGTCAACGACGCCCGGCTCACCACCACCGTCGACGACCTGCTCGACGGCACCGTGACCGAGGTGGATCTGGTGCTGGCCGGCGACGCGTTGTACAACGCCGAACTCGCCACCCGGGTGCTGCCGTTCCTCGGCCGGTGCGCCGACCGGGGCGTGCGGGTGCTGGTGGGTGACCCGGGCAGGGGCCACTGCACCTTCGACCGGCTCGAACCGGTCGTCAGCTACCACCAGCT is a window from the Solwaraspora sp. WMMD792 genome containing:
- a CDS encoding AAA family ATPase → MTAEMLRAPAEIKYAEELDWLESIDDSPKPYSWRLSPKMVRLFILGSERADGLDREIPQKWFGDRSFVERSIVTLASDRGLLLIGDPGTGKSWLAELLAAAICRNSTLVVQGTAGTTEDHIKYSWNVSMVIAKGQSRQSMIPSPIMTAMEQGVIGRFEELTRSTSDVQDALISILSEKYVSIPELDSDNIVFAQPGFSIIATANSRDRGVNDLSSALKRRFNFVRIPVITNKRSEAEIVRFRTTELLRRHQIELEVPPTLLDVLLQSFADLRKAAASATSDDEKLESALSTAEQIGVLEDAILHSQFFGDRTLRAETLASSMVGSLARRSPEDLAILNKFWHGVIEPRSKADGGEWPAFLEGGRQSIATLS
- a CDS encoding DUF5682 family protein, translated to MSEPVTGTPAAGASSDSRFGALREQLADAATAFADSPDALTGILAGLVDDVDHALGEELEIFPVCHHSPSSALAMARRLRDKQPKVIYLELCEDMQPLLTELRNCELPVALQAFASDLDGFPAGSGPLSVIAPITEASAEYQAIAYALETPGVELLLVDRSTDHVFQWQSDDRTEPAAPADGDDEAARQDQQGQAGGEDDEKALHGDAVGVGIGDLRPGFAELEAYLLHHGKVRHWSEWWDQYVEQPLIGADHDTYRQVMVMIGSLFRRLRPSDAARLDHDEDRERYMWTRMREHLAASGADPADCLYVCGAFHAASRVEQFGVRSTAPFEITARTGTKWRYGLIPSSHSAIEAQFGLAGGSVSIAASTWQKALTGSKVTPYRLAGQQGGRKSSARKPKAAARPTAGGATAGAVVSDDRLSGFLAAPSRPGELDEAELRGWSVDIVRLARRNGYLASTADAIAIFETAVLLAGMRNRRRPTPYDFADAAVTCIEKDVVPGRRDVRRLCEIMFGGDRIGRVGYDALPPLARDVYDRLAPLGLDPKRRTVQRALLDLHGQPELRPCSDLLWMLRRLLPPEVVRPIMGERRLGEQSVQESWDVAIGRHQRSIIELGYEGVTIEQVLEQRLRRAAWDPQATAAHALAAVEDSLLFLSNRRLTDELGARAVQLLAAERTADGAPEVLQRIRQLLAYYRTSGEPELPTWCQDFVSTGYAHYCTLLPTAFVDDETGLRQVAAMLGFLMTMESVAMALGCDRTQLELAVRQSHPEAPAKIALHWAAQSQLGQLPLAELRDRCTDLLASPLTVGAFPHYLSGFVQALEPVPTLAPFVVEVLSAAFGQLPDPVLLPWLPTLITTLREQAGELVPILVREAGRTFPASLPALDSWTPPWAAAAPTATRTGSAGDGAGPAAEAARYAMSGPVPQLLAEYPLAAVAVADLLDCAADPVGAAAAAPSTTGDPAVADLLERFPASAAGVAAHVGLVPAAG
- a CDS encoding cold-shock protein; amino-acid sequence: MAIGTVKWFNADKGFGFITQDSGEADVFAHFTAIASSGFRTLEENQRVEFDVEQGQKGLQAANIRVI
- a CDS encoding 50S ribosomal protein L11 methyltransferase, giving the protein MAPDPLQRQLFDDAAGTDTGGADQLRLTRVPLAAEIKLFLADDPTLLWARLEAAAGRRLPPPYWASAWAGGQALARYLLDNPDVVAGRRVLDLASGSGLVAIAAAMAGAATVTANDIDPYAATAIALNAVVNDARLTTTVDDLLDGTVTEVDLVLAGDALYNAELATRVLPFLGRCADRGVRVLVGDPGRGHCTFDRLEPVVSYHQLNAGAAEDSLLDCTQVLTLLPRR